The Streptomyces sp. NBC_01268 genome segment TGCTGCTCTCCACGTCGGTGATGATGCGTGAGGCGCCCGCCGCGAAGAGGGCGTCACAGCAGTGCTCCACCAGCGCGCTCGCGACGCCACGGCCGCGGGCGCGTTCCTCCAGGGCGATCCACTCCAGGTAGCCCCAGTCCTCTCTTTCGTCGTACGAGAGGGAGCCGAGGACGAAGCCGAGCAGCCCCTGATCGTCGCGGGCGACCCAGCAGGCGTCCGGTCGGGCGTCCCAGTGCGCCGCCACCGAGGACAGCGACCAGGAGGTGTACGGCATCGCCTTGACGTCGTAGACCCGGTGTCCGAGGTCGAGCACGTCGTGGAGGTGGACCAGTTCCAGCGGGACGATCTCGACTGCGCTCTCACCCATGGAAGCGATGATGACAGAAGATGACATGACCGGATGGAAGGCATTCCGCATCCTTTGTTCTCGTCGCTGACGAGTCGGGCGTTCGCGGGACGCTTCAGCCGGGGGGCGCGCCGTCGGGTCTCTCCCGGCACCGAGGGTCGTCCCGGCCGTCACGGGCTGCGATGGCGGGGCTTCGCCGGGCGTCCTAGGCTGGGGAACCGTACGCAGGACCACATGTCGAATGCACCCGTCGAATCCACGATCCGCATGTCGGACCGTACTTTTCGGCGGGTACGCCCTGGCGGAGGGGTGAGTGACGTGAGCGCTTCCCAGGATGAGGCGGGCGGACGCGAGACCCGGGTCGGGCCCGCACCCGTGGGGGAGCCCGAGTTCGAGCCGTATCACCACCCGGCCGCGGGCTGGGGTGCCGCCAAGAGCGTGACCCGCTTCATGTCGCGCGAGGGCGCCCTCGTCGACGGGCCCCGCGCCATCCTGCGGATGAACCACGAGAACACCGGCTTCGACTGTCCGGGATGTGCCTGGCCCGACGACACCAAGGGCCTGCACCTCGACATCTGCGAGAACGGCATCAAGCACGTCACCTGGGAGATGACCCGCAAGCGGGTCGGGCCCGAGTTCTTCGCCTCCCGCTCGGTGAGCGAGTTGTCGGGCTGGAGCGACTACGACCTGGAGAACCAGGGCCGGCTCACCGAGCCGATGGTGTACGACCCCGAGACCGACCATTACGTCCCCATCAGCTGGAAGGACGCCTTCGAACTCGTCGGGAGCACCCTGCGCGGCCTGGACTCCCCGCACCAGGCGGCGTTCTACACCTCCGGCCGACTCGGCAACGAGGCCACCTTCCTCTACCAGCTGATGGCCAGGGAGCTGGGCACCAACAACCTGCCCGACTGCTCCAACATGTGCCACGAGGCCAGCGGCCGGGCCCTCACCGCCTCCCTCGGCACCGGCAAGGGCACCGTCGACCTCAAGGACTGGGAGACCACCGACGCCCTGTTCATCATCGGCGTCAACGCCGCCTCCAACGCGCCCCGCATGCTCACCGCCCTGGCCGAGGCCCACAAGCGCGGTGCCCGCATCGTGCACGTCAACCCGCTCGTCGAGGCCGCCGCCACTCGCGCCATCATCCCGCACGACTTCCGGGATATGGCCACCCTCCACTCCACACGCACCAGCAACCTCAACATCCAGCCCCGCATCGGCGGAGACATGGCACTGCTGCGCGGCGTGGCCAAGGCGCTCCTGGAGCAGTCCTCGGCCGACCCCAAG includes the following:
- a CDS encoding GNAT family N-acetyltransferase — translated: MGESAVEIVPLELVHLHDVLDLGHRVYDVKAMPYTSWSLSSVAAHWDARPDACWVARDDQGLLGFVLGSLSYDEREDWGYLEWIALEERARGRGVASALVEHCCDALFAAGASRIITDVESSNEASAAMMRRNGFTEGVSVTLFVRGAPHAHPAPSTRPTQDPARARLRRAARAS